From one Triticum urartu cultivar G1812 chromosome 3, Tu2.1, whole genome shotgun sequence genomic stretch:
- the LOC125548575 gene encoding uncharacterized protein LOC125548575, giving the protein MATVGFGPYSVATAGEKNEPTRPLACPSPSVHPATDVDIEVQHAAATTAKRPRSTGCLRGRRSVLCCGGCCMASVVIAGIVALVLALTVFKVKDPVFTMNRVTLEDVDGDFLGADERHPVSVNATLNADISIKNPNVASFSYDRSETNFYYKGETVGVAYAPDGEVGADRTVRMNVTLDALADRISPNVNVTDLIFGQSQDYDLTSYTEISGRVSVLGIYKRDLDIKVNCSITLEVSAFSSVQSKTTDCVANVK; this is encoded by the coding sequence ATGGCGACCGTCGGGTTCGGGCCGTACAGCGTCGCCACAGCGGGCGAGAAGAATGAGCCGACGAGGCCGCTCGCCTGCCCGTCCCCGTCCGTCCACCCGGCGACCGATGTGGACATCGAGGTCCAGCATGCCGCCGCGACCACCGCCAAGCGCCCGCGCTCCACGGGGTGCCTCCGCGGCCGCCGGTCCGTGCTCTGCTGCGGCGGCTGCTGCATGGCCTCCGTGGTCATCGCCGGGATCGTCGCCCTCGTGCTCGCCCTCACCGTGTTCAAGGTCAAGGACCCCGTCTTCACCATGAACCGCGTCACCCTGGAGGACGTCGACGGCGACTTCCTCGGCGCGGACGAGCGGCACCCGGTGTCCGTCAACGCCACGCTCAACGCCGACATCTCCATCAAGAACCCGAACGTGGCCTCGTTTAGCTACGACCGGAGCGAGACGAACTTCTACTACAAGGGGGAGACGGTCGGCGTGGCGTACGCCCCCGACGGCGAGGTCGGCGCCGACCGGACCGTGCGGATGAACGTCACGCTCGACGCGCTCGCCGACCGGATCTCCCCCAACGTCAACGTCACCGACCTCATCTTCGGCCAGAGCCAGGACTACGACCTCACCAGCTACACGGAGATCAGCGGGAGAGTGAGCGTGCTGGGGATCTACAAGAGGGACCTCGACATCAAGGTGAACTGCTCCATTACCTTGGAGGTCAGCGCCTTTAGCTCAGTGCAGAGTAAAACTACGGACTGCGTTGCAAACGTGAAGTAA